A genome region from Tolypothrix sp. PCC 7712 includes the following:
- the gvpJ gene encoding gas vesicle protein codes for MTTTPILPTRSQSNSSRAITTSTQGSTLADILERVLDKGIVIAGDISVSIASTELLHIRIRLLISSVDKAKELGINWWENDPYLSSKSQRLVEENQQLQQRLESLEAQLRSLTAAKINNPELFPVNAEDNGQSDEENVPLPMNYQPND; via the coding sequence GTGACTACTACACCCATCCTGCCAACACGTTCTCAATCTAACTCCAGCCGAGCTATTACTACATCTACTCAAGGTTCTACCTTGGCAGATATTCTCGAGCGAGTTTTAGATAAGGGAATTGTGATTGCTGGTGATATTTCTGTATCTATCGCCTCTACAGAACTGCTGCATATCCGTATCCGCTTATTAATTTCCTCCGTTGATAAAGCTAAAGAGTTGGGCATTAATTGGTGGGAAAATGACCCTTACCTCAGTAGCAAATCTCAACGTTTAGTTGAGGAAAACCAACAACTTCAGCAGCGATTGGAAAGTTTAGAAGCACAGTTACGTTCGCTAACTGCTGCTAAGATAAACAACCCAGAGCTATTTCCAGTCAATGCTGAAGATAATGGCCAAAGCGATGAAGAAAATGTGCCATTGCCTATGAATTATCAGCCTAATGACTAG
- a CDS encoding gas vesicle protein K, whose translation MVCTPSENSNDLLATNSKANNQAGLVPLLLTVVELIRQLMEAQVIRRMEEECLSESDLERAAESLQKLEEQVLNLCQIFEIDPADLNIHLGELGSLLPAAGSYYPGETGNTPSVLELLDRLLNTGVVVDGELDLGVAQLNLIHAKLRLVLTSKPLNTK comes from the coding sequence ATGGTTTGCACTCCATCTGAAAATTCCAACGATTTGCTAGCTACCAATTCCAAAGCTAATAACCAAGCTGGCTTAGTTCCTTTACTCTTAACTGTAGTGGAACTAATCCGTCAGCTGATGGAAGCTCAAGTAATCAGACGTATGGAAGAGGAGTGCCTTAGTGAATCTGACTTAGAGCGAGCTGCAGAAAGTTTGCAAAAGTTAGAGGAACAAGTTTTAAATTTATGTCAGATTTTTGAGATTGATCCAGCAGACTTAAATATCCATTTAGGAGAACTTGGTAGTCTTTTACCTGCTGCTGGATCTTATTATCCTGGTGAAACTGGAAATACTCCATCTGTACTAGAACTGTTAGACCGTCTGTTGAACACCGGAGTTGTGGTGGACGGAGAACTAGATTTAGGCGTTGCTCAACTCAATTTAATTCACGCTAAATTGCGGTTAGTTTTAACCTCAAAACCTTTAAATACAAAGTAA
- the gvpA gene encoding gas vesicle structural protein GvpA — protein sequence MAVEKTNSSSSLAEVIDRILDKGIVVDAWVRVSLVGIELLAIEARIVIASVETYLKYAEAVGLTQSAAVPA from the coding sequence ATGGCAGTTGAAAAGACTAATTCCTCCTCTAGCTTGGCAGAAGTTATCGACCGTATTTTAGACAAAGGTATCGTTGTAGATGCTTGGGTACGTGTTTCCTTAGTTGGTATTGAACTACTTGCTATTGAAGCTCGGATCGTTATCGCTTCCGTTGAAACATACTTGAAGTATGCAGAAGCTGTTGGTCTAACTCAATCTGCTGCAGTACCTGCTTAA
- the gvpN gene encoding gas vesicle protein GvpN, which translates to MTNTENHKKRAVLRVRPGQFVVTPAIEKVAIRALRYLTSGFAIHLRGPAGTGKTTLAMHLANCLDRPIMLIFGDDEFKSSDLIGSESGYTHKKLLDNYIHNVLKVEDELKQNWVDSRLTLACREGLTLVYDEFNRSRPEVNNVLLSALEEKILTLPPSSNQPEYLHVHPKFRAIFTSNPEEYCGVHSTQDALMDRLVTINMPEPDEQTQIEILTHKTGIHHEYAQLIARLVKAFRSATGAEKTSGLRSCLMVAKVCAEHDILVTPENTDFREICADVLFNRTNLSASDATTLFLELLNHVQVKPVEPVDDSDPYDVAEAEIVGAAEPQTDAIAEPVTLDESLLSDQPN; encoded by the coding sequence ATGACTAATACCGAAAATCATAAAAAAAGAGCTGTTCTTCGTGTCCGTCCTGGTCAGTTTGTAGTCACACCAGCTATTGAAAAAGTAGCAATTCGAGCGTTACGTTATCTCACATCAGGATTTGCTATTCATTTACGCGGGCCAGCTGGGACAGGTAAAACGACCTTAGCTATGCATTTAGCTAATTGTCTAGATAGACCAATCATGTTGATTTTCGGAGATGACGAATTTAAAAGTTCTGATTTAATCGGCAGCGAATCTGGCTATACACATAAAAAATTATTAGACAATTATATTCACAACGTTCTGAAAGTTGAAGACGAACTCAAACAAAATTGGGTTGATTCTCGCTTAACTTTAGCTTGTCGGGAAGGTTTAACCTTAGTCTACGACGAGTTTAACCGTTCACGTCCAGAAGTAAATAACGTTTTACTGTCGGCCTTAGAAGAAAAAATCCTCACTCTTCCGCCTAGCAGTAATCAGCCAGAATATTTACATGTTCACCCCAAATTCCGGGCTATTTTTACCTCCAATCCTGAAGAATATTGCGGAGTTCACTCCACTCAGGATGCTTTGATGGATCGGTTGGTAACCATTAATATGCCGGAACCAGATGAGCAAACTCAGATTGAAATCTTAACTCATAAAACAGGGATTCATCACGAGTATGCACAGTTAATTGCACGCTTAGTAAAAGCATTTCGTTCGGCAACTGGTGCTGAGAAAACTTCTGGATTGCGGTCTTGTTTGATGGTTGCAAAAGTGTGTGCAGAACACGATATTTTGGTCACACCTGAAAATACAGATTTCCGAGAAATTTGTGCAGATGTCTTGTTCAATCGCACCAATTTATCGGCAAGTGATGCTACAACGCTGTTTCTGGAATTGCTGAACCACGTACAAGTAAAACCAGTAGAACCAGTTGATGATAGCGATCCCTATGATGTGGCTGAGGCTGAAATAGTTGGTGCAGCAGAACCACAAACAGATGCGATCGCAGAACCAGTGACACTAGACGAAAGCTTATTAAGCGACCAACCCAACTAA
- a CDS encoding glutamate-5-semialdehyde dehydrogenase, translated as MTIVDIASPLIGIAQKTRSAASKLAVISTEAKNQAIEAIAQALESARDDILQANIADCEAATADGIAKPLYKRLQLDEHKLRDAIAGVRDVGKLADPVGKVQIHREIDTGLILKRITCPLGVLGIIFEARPEAAIQIVSLAIKSGNGVILKGGKEAIRSCEAIVKAIKQGLSHTAVNPDVVQLLTTREQTIELLQLDKYVDLIIPRGSNSFVRFVQDNTRIPVLGHADGICHLYIDKGADITKAVTIAVDAKTQYPAACNAIETLLVHTSIAADYLPQLAAAMQANHVELRGDERTAKILHHLTAATAQDWETEYSDLILAIKIVDSIEDAIAHINEYGSRHTEAIVTEDLAAAEAFLGLVNAAGVYHNCSTRFADGFRYGFGAEVGISTQQMPPRGPVGLEGLVTYKYQMIGDGHIVASYTGANAKAFTHRDLI; from the coding sequence ATGACTATTGTTGATATTGCTTCTCCTTTGATCGGAATCGCTCAAAAAACCCGCTCTGCTGCTAGTAAGTTGGCTGTTATCTCCACTGAGGCGAAAAATCAAGCTATTGAAGCGATCGCCCAAGCTTTAGAATCAGCAAGAGACGACATTTTGCAAGCCAATATCGCTGATTGTGAAGCCGCCACTGCTGATGGGATTGCCAAACCACTTTATAAACGCTTGCAGTTGGATGAACATAAATTGAGAGATGCGATCGCGGGAGTCAGAGATGTTGGTAAACTAGCCGATCCAGTCGGGAAAGTCCAAATTCATCGCGAAATCGACACAGGTTTAATTCTCAAGCGCATTACTTGTCCTTTAGGCGTTTTGGGCATTATTTTTGAAGCACGTCCCGAAGCCGCAATTCAAATTGTCTCTTTAGCAATCAAGTCAGGTAATGGCGTAATCCTCAAAGGTGGTAAAGAAGCAATCCGTTCTTGCGAAGCGATAGTCAAAGCAATTAAGCAAGGCTTATCTCACACTGCTGTGAACCCCGATGTAGTGCAGTTATTAACAACTAGAGAACAAACTATTGAACTTTTGCAGTTAGATAAATATGTAGATTTAATTATTCCCAGAGGTTCTAATTCCTTTGTGCGGTTTGTGCAGGACAATACTCGCATTCCCGTACTTGGTCATGCAGATGGCATTTGTCATCTATATATAGATAAAGGCGCTGATATTACCAAAGCAGTTACTATTGCTGTTGATGCTAAAACCCAATATCCCGCAGCTTGTAACGCTATTGAAACCTTGCTAGTTCATACCAGCATAGCCGCAGATTATCTACCACAGCTAGCCGCAGCCATGCAAGCTAATCACGTGGAATTAAGAGGTGATGAACGCACCGCCAAAATTTTGCATCATCTCACCGCAGCTACAGCACAAGACTGGGAAACAGAATACAGCGATTTGATTTTGGCAATTAAAATTGTAGATTCCATAGAAGATGCGATCGCCCATATTAATGAATATGGTTCTCGCCATACAGAAGCGATCGTCACCGAAGATTTAGCAGCAGCAGAAGCTTTCTTAGGATTAGTGAATGCAGCCGGAGTTTATCACAACTGTTCCACCCGCTTTGCTGATGGTTTCCGCTACGGCTTTGGTGCCGAAGTAGGCATTAGTACTCAACAGATGCCTCCAAGAGGCCCTGTTGGTTTAGAAGGGTTAGTCACCTACAAATATCAAATGATAGGCGACGGTCATATTGTAGCGAGCTACACTGGCGCAAATGCTAAGGCATTTACCCATCGGGATTTAATTTAA
- a CDS encoding YdcF family protein codes for MAFTLPLLMWLGYKEVKSQIVEPQAVLVLGGSTKNLEREKFTADFAKRHPNLPIWISGGSPPRSTQKVFSKAGIDPERLHLDYEAVDTVTNFTTLVDDLQAHGIKSVYLITSDFHMRRASVIGEIVLGSRGIEFKTIPVPSKTSPEPLEKSFRDGARAILWVATGYTGAEDTLHKK; via the coding sequence ATGGCGTTTACCCTCCCGCTGTTAATGTGGTTGGGATATAAAGAAGTCAAAAGCCAAATAGTAGAACCGCAAGCAGTCTTAGTGTTAGGCGGTTCAACGAAGAATCTAGAGCGAGAAAAGTTTACAGCAGATTTTGCTAAGAGGCATCCAAATTTACCTATTTGGATCAGTGGTGGCAGTCCACCTAGATCTACACAAAAGGTGTTTTCCAAGGCAGGAATAGATCCTGAACGCTTACACTTGGATTACGAAGCAGTAGATACAGTTACTAATTTTACTACGCTGGTTGATGATTTGCAAGCACACGGAATCAAGAGCGTTTATTTGATTACGTCCGATTTCCATATGCGTCGGGCTAGCGTCATTGGTGAGATTGTTTTAGGTAGTCGCGGTATTGAGTTTAAAACAATACCAGTTCCTTCCAAAACATCTCCTGAACCACTAGAAAAATCTTTCCGCGATGGCGCTAGAGCTATTCTTTGGGTAGCAACTGGTTATACGGGTGCAGAAGATACGTTGCATAAGAAGTGA
- the gvpC gene encoding gas vesicle protein GvpC — translation MTPLMIRIRQEHRGIAEEVTQLFKDTQEFLSVTTAQRQAQAKEQAENLHQFHKDLEKDTEEFLTDTAKERMAKAKQQAEDLFQFHKEMAENTQEFLSETAKERMAQAQEQARQLREFHQNLEQTTNEFLADTAKERMAQAQEQKQQLHQFRQDLFASIFGTF, via the coding sequence ATGACTCCTTTAATGATCAGAATCCGGCAAGAGCATCGAGGAATAGCAGAGGAAGTAACTCAACTATTTAAAGATACTCAAGAATTCTTGTCCGTGACCACAGCGCAAAGACAAGCGCAAGCTAAAGAACAAGCTGAAAATCTGCATCAGTTCCATAAGGATCTGGAGAAAGACACTGAAGAGTTTTTAACAGATACAGCTAAAGAAAGAATGGCTAAAGCCAAACAGCAAGCTGAAGATCTGTTCCAATTCCATAAGGAAATGGCAGAAAACACCCAAGAGTTTTTGTCAGAAACAGCTAAAGAAAGAATGGCGCAAGCTCAAGAGCAAGCTCGACAATTGCGCGAATTCCATCAAAACCTTGAGCAAACAACCAACGAATTTTTAGCTGACACAGCTAAAGAAAGAATGGCGCAAGCTCAAGAACAAAAACAACAGCTACATCAATTCCGTCAGGATTTGTTTGCTAGCATTTTTGGTACATTTTAG
- the gvpA gene encoding gas vesicle structural protein GvpA — protein sequence MAVEKTNSSSSLAEVIDRILDKGIVVDAWVRVSLVGIELLAIEARIVIASVETYLKYAEAVGLTQSAAVPA from the coding sequence ATGGCAGTCGAAAAAACTAATTCCTCTTCAAGCTTGGCCGAAGTTATTGATCGTATCTTAGACAAAGGTATCGTTGTAGATGCTTGGGTACGTGTATCTCTAGTTGGTATTGAATTACTTGCTATTGAAGCTCGGATCGTTATCGCTTCTGTTGAAACATATTTGAAATATGCAGAAGCTGTTGGTCTAACTCAGTCAGCCGCAGTACCTGCTTAA